The following are encoded in a window of Roseivirga misakiensis genomic DNA:
- the trpA gene encoding tryptophan synthase subunit alpha, with protein MNRIEELFSRKSDRILNVYFTAGYPKLNDTTKIMASLEQSGADLIEIGIPFSDPIADGPTIQESNGVALDNGMTLKLLFDQLADVRSKVNIPIILMGYINPIVQYGVEAFCQKCQEVGVDGLILPDLPMFEYQEVHKPVFEKYGLLNVFLITPQTSENRIREIDNNSRGFIYMVSSASTTGAKTGISNEQETYFARIKDMNLKNPTLIGFGISNKETFDKACRNANGAIIGSAFIKAISREGELSENINEFIQSVKG; from the coding sequence ATGAATAGGATAGAAGAACTTTTCAGTCGAAAATCTGACCGAATACTGAATGTATACTTCACGGCGGGTTATCCGAAATTAAATGATACAACCAAGATTATGGCGTCTCTTGAACAATCAGGAGCTGATCTAATCGAAATTGGTATTCCTTTTTCAGACCCAATTGCCGATGGCCCAACCATTCAAGAAAGTAATGGGGTTGCATTAGACAATGGCATGACCCTAAAGCTATTGTTTGATCAATTGGCAGATGTACGTAGCAAGGTAAATATCCCTATTATTCTAATGGGCTATATCAACCCAATCGTACAATACGGAGTAGAAGCTTTTTGCCAGAAATGCCAAGAAGTGGGAGTAGATGGCCTGATTTTACCAGATTTACCGATGTTTGAGTATCAAGAAGTGCATAAACCAGTCTTTGAAAAGTATGGATTGTTAAACGTATTCTTGATTACACCGCAAACATCTGAAAACAGAATCAGGGAGATAGATAATAACTCGAGAGGTTTCATTTATATGGTGTCATCGGCGAGTACTACAGGGGCAAAAACAGGTATCAGCAATGAGCAAGAAACCTACTTTGCGCGCATAAAAGATATGAATTTGAAAAATCCGACACTGATCGGCTTCGGCATATCAAATAAAGAAACCTTTGATAAGGCATGTAGAAATGCCAATGGCGCCATTATCGGTAGCGCTTTTATCAAAGCAATTTCTCGAGAAGGAGAACTTAGTGAAAACATAAATGAATTTATTCAATCCGTTAAGGGTTAA
- the trpC gene encoding indole-3-glycerol phosphate synthase TrpC, with the protein MDILDKIIAHKIKEVEDRKSLFPEKLLEQSLYFDGQSVSLKKYLLREDMSGIIAEFKRKSPSKGMINSHAKVEKTTIGYMQAGASALSVLTDSEFFGGSSEDLSTARKFNFCPVLRKDFIVDEYQIVEAKSIGADAILLIAAALEPQKLKSLAAFAKRLGLEVLMEVHNKEELDNNLNEHLDVVGVNNRNLKTFEVSTDISKALASHIPDEFVRISESGISNPETIIDLKTYGYKGFLVGETFMKTARPEVTAREFIKELMVKS; encoded by the coding sequence ATGGATATTCTAGATAAAATCATAGCCCATAAAATAAAGGAAGTAGAAGATCGAAAGTCTCTCTTTCCTGAAAAACTTCTTGAGCAAAGCCTCTATTTCGATGGCCAGTCAGTATCGTTGAAGAAATATCTTCTTCGCGAGGATATGTCTGGAATTATAGCTGAGTTCAAAAGGAAGTCACCCTCAAAAGGGATGATTAACTCTCATGCTAAAGTTGAGAAAACCACTATCGGTTACATGCAAGCTGGCGCTTCAGCATTATCCGTATTAACTGATTCCGAGTTTTTCGGAGGATCAAGTGAAGATTTAAGTACGGCGAGAAAGTTCAATTTTTGCCCTGTGCTAAGAAAGGATTTCATCGTAGATGAATATCAAATCGTTGAAGCTAAATCCATCGGTGCCGATGCTATTCTTTTGATCGCTGCCGCATTAGAGCCACAAAAACTAAAGTCATTAGCTGCTTTTGCAAAACGTTTGGGTTTGGAGGTTTTAATGGAAGTTCATAATAAAGAAGAACTAGACAACAACCTCAATGAACACTTAGATGTAGTGGGTGTAAATAATAGGAACTTGAAAACATTTGAGGTAAGCACTGATATATCAAAAGCGTTAGCGAGTCATATCCCTGATGAATTCGTCAGAATTTCAGAAAGTGGAATAAGTAATCCAGAGACCATAATTGATTTAAAGACTTACGGATATAAAGGCTTTCTAGTCGGTGAAACATTCATGAAAACAGCTAGGCCAGAAGTAACGGCCAGGGAATTTATTAAAGAATTAATGGTTAAGAGCTAA
- a CDS encoding phosphoribosylanthranilate isomerase, whose product MRLKVCGMRESENIEQLLALKPDYMGFIFFDKSSRNAEESLNEELLKSFPAETKKVGVFVNAPLENLKGKVHQYELDYVQLHGDESVEYVAELFAIGIRVIKVFSIGERFDFSQLGAYNPFVEFFLFDTKGEARGGNGVVFNWDILKEYNQEVPFFLSGGIDLENVKRLEELKNLNIHAIDVNSKFEEKPGLKNIESIKTLIATMPT is encoded by the coding sequence ATGAGACTCAAGGTTTGTGGCATGCGGGAAAGTGAGAATATTGAGCAATTGCTAGCGCTTAAGCCTGACTATATGGGTTTTATTTTTTTCGATAAATCTTCTCGAAATGCAGAAGAGAGTTTAAATGAAGAATTGCTAAAGTCATTTCCCGCCGAAACTAAAAAAGTGGGAGTATTTGTAAACGCCCCTTTGGAAAACCTAAAAGGCAAGGTTCATCAATATGAATTGGACTACGTGCAGTTGCATGGCGATGAATCCGTAGAATACGTGGCAGAATTATTTGCGATTGGTATTCGGGTGATTAAGGTATTCTCGATTGGTGAGCGTTTTGACTTTAGCCAATTGGGCGCTTACAATCCTTTTGTCGAATTCTTTTTGTTTGATACAAAAGGAGAGGCAAGAGGAGGTAATGGTGTAGTATTTAATTGGGATATACTAAAAGAGTATAATCAAGAAGTGCCTTTCTTTTTAAGTGGAGGTATAGATTTAGAAAATGTAAAAAGACTTGAGGAACTAAAGAATTTGAATATTCATGCCATTGATGTGAATTCAAAATTTGAGGAAAAACCAGGCCTTAAAAATATTGAGAGTATTAAAACACTAATAGCGACCATGCCGACTTAA
- a CDS encoding NRAMP family divalent metal transporter, translated as MKSKFWNFIFWLVIAAAFIGPGTVTAAASAGASYQYQLLWALLFSTLACAVLQEAAARVAIVSGDGLGVAIQKRYKSNGLVWFIAIAVFLGCAAYEAGNILGAISGLALIVTGIPKWAFTLIIVGVAGAVLFTGKISSVANAMGIVVAVMGLAFLYAAFTVKIDASEFLTGLFIPKINANNALLTLGLVGTTIVPYNIFLGSGLAKGQSIKEMRSGMIPSIILGGIISMAVLVVGIAIVGEFGFDNLYNQLTADHGKFMGVVFAIGLFAAGFTSSITAALAGAITINSAKKNASETNQWKFQRIWILVLATGLVFGVSGIKPIPVIILAQAANGFILPLLAFLLWQMVNNATTMRDDANGLILNVLMGITVFVTAMLGFINVFKAVFAALGKQFSFEGSIQIIILVSAGATLLFGIYKISREKNEV; from the coding sequence ATGAAATCGAAATTCTGGAATTTTATTTTCTGGTTGGTCATTGCCGCAGCTTTCATTGGTCCTGGTACAGTGACAGCTGCAGCTTCGGCAGGTGCTAGTTATCAATATCAGCTGCTTTGGGCTCTTCTCTTTTCTACATTGGCTTGCGCAGTGCTACAAGAGGCGGCAGCTAGGGTTGCTATAGTTTCGGGCGATGGTTTAGGCGTAGCGATTCAAAAACGCTATAAGTCAAATGGATTGGTTTGGTTCATTGCAATTGCTGTTTTCTTGGGTTGTGCCGCATATGAGGCGGGGAATATTTTAGGAGCAATATCAGGTTTGGCCTTAATTGTGACAGGCATACCCAAGTGGGCTTTTACACTAATCATTGTGGGGGTGGCAGGAGCAGTGCTTTTTACAGGAAAGATCAGCTCAGTTGCTAATGCTATGGGCATAGTAGTCGCCGTCATGGGGCTGGCATTTTTATATGCGGCGTTTACCGTAAAAATTGACGCCAGTGAATTCCTAACAGGTCTTTTTATACCTAAAATAAATGCTAATAATGCCTTGCTTACTTTGGGTTTAGTCGGCACCACCATAGTGCCCTACAACATATTCCTTGGATCAGGACTCGCTAAAGGGCAAAGCATAAAGGAAATGCGATCAGGTATGATACCCTCAATAATCCTAGGAGGCATTATTTCTATGGCCGTTTTAGTGGTGGGCATAGCAATAGTGGGAGAGTTTGGTTTCGATAACCTTTATAATCAACTCACAGCCGATCATGGTAAATTTATGGGTGTCGTATTTGCCATTGGACTTTTCGCGGCGGGTTTTACGTCGAGTATAACCGCAGCTTTGGCTGGCGCTATTACGATTAATAGTGCCAAGAAGAATGCATCCGAAACGAATCAATGGAAGTTTCAACGCATTTGGATACTTGTTTTAGCCACTGGTTTAGTATTCGGCGTAAGTGGTATTAAGCCGATCCCGGTAATTATTCTAGCTCAAGCAGCTAATGGATTTATCCTGCCTTTGTTGGCTTTTTTGCTTTGGCAAATGGTGAATAATGCGACAACCATGAGAGATGATGCCAACGGCCTAATTTTGAATGTACTCATGGGTATTACAGTATTTGTCACAGCCATGCTCGGCTTCATTAACGTTTTTAAAGCAGTATTTGCTGCTTTAGGTAAACAATTTTCTTTTGAAGGAAGTATTCAAATTATCATTCTTGTTTCAGCAGGGGCAACTTTATTATTTGGGATTTATAAAATTAGTAGGGAGAAAAATGAAGTTTAA
- a CDS encoding endonuclease/exonuclease/phosphatase family protein codes for MKFKSFRIQALDLQFTCRSIKLKPILLFISFSLFLVACGGNDDTDAPDQDPEPQPLSLDNCPVAVSNETFDILTWNIQQYPKSSITANIVEEVIEIYDVDVISLQEITSVTVFNSLVSKLQGWSGTITQVNGSNLMLGYLYKDSEVTVEGTPFNLFEGSTDENNNAFTAFRRPYLLKANHTNGLSINLINIHLKCCNGSQDRRRAASDLLKGYIDNNLANEEVLMLGDYNDDIIDTDNVFQVFLDDPQHYRFTTMPVAEGPSSGWSYPSFPSQIDNVLVTDELFDNEISTEVISLDHCVPNYFTSVSDHRPVLVRLRADQ; via the coding sequence ATGAAGTTTAAATCGTTCAGAATCCAGGCACTGGATTTACAATTCACGTGCAGATCGATCAAACTAAAGCCAATTTTATTATTCATAAGCTTTTCACTTTTTCTTGTAGCTTGTGGAGGAAACGATGATACTGATGCTCCAGACCAAGATCCAGAGCCACAGCCATTATCACTCGATAACTGCCCGGTAGCAGTATCCAACGAAACCTTTGATATTCTCACTTGGAATATACAGCAGTACCCGAAGTCCAGCATAACGGCCAACATAGTGGAAGAAGTGATTGAAATTTATGACGTGGACGTAATTTCCCTTCAAGAGATTACATCAGTAACTGTTTTCAATAGTTTGGTATCAAAACTACAAGGTTGGTCTGGAACGATCACTCAAGTGAATGGGAGTAATCTGATGCTTGGTTATTTGTACAAAGATAGCGAGGTTACCGTAGAAGGGACCCCTTTCAACCTTTTCGAAGGATCAACAGATGAAAATAATAATGCTTTTACAGCATTCCGTAGACCTTATCTGTTAAAAGCCAATCACACGAACGGCCTTAGTATCAACTTGATTAATATTCATCTTAAATGTTGTAATGGCTCTCAAGACAGAAGGAGAGCAGCCTCCGATCTTTTAAAAGGATATATTGATAATAACCTGGCAAACGAAGAAGTCCTTATGTTAGGAGACTATAATGACGATATTATTGACACTGATAACGTTTTTCAGGTATTCTTAGATGATCCACAGCATTACAGGTTTACCACCATGCCAGTAGCCGAAGGGCCAAGTTCAGGTTGGTCATATCCCTCATTTCCAAGTCAGATCGACAATGTTTTAGTAACCGATGAGCTCTTTGATAATGAAATTTCCACTGAAGTGATTTCACTAGATCACTGTGTACCAAATTACTTTACTAGCGTATCCGATCATAGACCCGTTTTAGTCAGGTTAAGAGCAGATCAATAG
- a CDS encoding anthranilate synthase component I family protein, with amino-acid sequence MTKVKLHTKYKKLLADTVTPVSIYLKLRDKFENPLLLESSDYHGADDSFSYICCDPLASFEVKNGQFKQQLPNQLTEGEVSGDAVMEKLDAFVKSFEASENPFKFINNGLFGYIGFDAVQYFENIPVPKGKVDEYNIPDVLYHVYRYVIAIDHFKNELYIFEHSPAGTKEKGLEAIENLVYNKNYPSYEFTPAQQETSNYNDDQFLEMIDKGISHCLRGDVFQIVLSRRFQDSFSGDEFNVYRALRSINPSPYLFYFDYGSYKIFGSSPEAQLIIKDRKATIHPIAGTFRRTGNDEADAELAKKLLEDPKENAEHVMLVDLARNDLSRAGSNVEVDTYKEVQYFSHVIHLVSKVIGALSDEVEETKMVSGTFPAGTLSGAPKVRAMQLINEYEETRRGFYGGAIGFMGFNGDFNHAIMIRSFLSKDNSLYFQAGAGIVAKSDRKSELQEVNNKLAALRKAIELAKEIR; translated from the coding sequence ATGACGAAGGTCAAACTACATACTAAATACAAGAAGCTACTGGCCGATACAGTGACGCCAGTTAGCATTTACTTAAAGCTTAGGGATAAGTTTGAAAATCCGCTTCTGCTGGAAAGTTCTGATTATCACGGAGCGGATGACAGTTTTTCTTATATCTGCTGTGATCCTTTGGCGAGTTTCGAAGTGAAAAACGGTCAATTTAAACAGCAATTACCGAATCAATTAACGGAAGGTGAGGTTTCTGGTGATGCCGTAATGGAAAAGCTTGATGCATTCGTAAAATCTTTCGAAGCCAGCGAAAATCCGTTCAAATTTATCAATAACGGCCTTTTTGGATACATCGGTTTCGATGCGGTTCAGTATTTCGAGAACATACCGGTCCCTAAAGGAAAGGTAGATGAGTATAATATTCCTGACGTACTATATCATGTTTACCGATACGTAATCGCGATAGACCATTTTAAAAATGAGCTTTACATTTTCGAGCACTCTCCAGCGGGTACCAAAGAAAAGGGACTAGAAGCGATTGAAAACTTAGTTTATAACAAGAATTATCCTTCATACGAATTTACCCCAGCACAACAGGAAACTTCCAATTACAATGACGATCAGTTTTTGGAAATGATCGACAAGGGAATTTCTCACTGTCTAAGGGGAGATGTGTTTCAAATAGTGCTTTCTAGAAGATTTCAAGATAGTTTCTCGGGTGATGAGTTCAACGTTTACCGTGCACTTCGTTCTATAAATCCTTCGCCTTATTTATTCTATTTCGACTACGGAAGCTATAAAATCTTCGGATCCTCACCAGAGGCTCAATTGATCATAAAAGATAGAAAAGCAACGATTCACCCAATAGCAGGTACATTCAGGAGAACCGGAAATGACGAGGCGGATGCCGAGTTGGCCAAAAAACTTCTGGAAGATCCGAAAGAAAACGCTGAGCACGTCATGCTGGTCGATCTAGCAAGAAATGACCTCAGCAGAGCTGGTTCTAACGTAGAGGTTGATACTTATAAAGAAGTACAATACTTCTCACATGTGATCCACCTTGTCTCTAAAGTGATAGGCGCTTTGAGTGATGAAGTGGAGGAAACTAAAATGGTCTCGGGGACTTTTCCTGCGGGAACTTTGAGTGGTGCTCCTAAAGTTCGAGCCATGCAACTCATTAACGAATATGAGGAGACACGCCGAGGATTTTATGGAGGAGCTATTGGTTTTATGGGCTTTAATGGAGACTTCAACCACGCCATTATGATTAGGTCATTTTTGAGCAAAGACAACAGCCTATATTTTCAAGCAGGTGCTGGAATAGTCGCTAAGTCTGACCGAAAGTCTGAGCTTCAGGAGGTGAATAACAAGTTAGCCGCCTTGCGAAAAGCCATAGAATTAGCAAAAGAAATCCGATAA
- a CDS encoding D-alanine--D-alanine ligase family protein: MLEDTNSRTSPPPEPIDRLQGNFKIYVSLMYENSHQLAFFIYRNNPTMSKLNLAVVYGGKSTEHEISILSTKSILKYLDQSRYNISLVYIDINGHWFLKTDIADEANQPVTMVPSPEGAQLIDLSSGNNLTRVDVAFPVLHGLFGEDGTIQGFFKMVNVPFVGCGVMASSACMDKDMTKRVLRDCGIGIAPYMIATPDHKPTFQDLEKQLGMPIFIKPANLGSSVGVFKVSTEAEYKLKIEEALGYDHKVLIETTIVGKEVECAVLGNDKPKASLPGEVVMETEFYDFESKYVDKDASSTLIPADISQVQIDLIRETAVKAYSAMGCEGLARVDFFVTEKEEVLINEINTIPGFTNISMYPKMWEATGIPYSELLDILIELGIERFKQEQELRIHAKAVE, from the coding sequence ATGCTGGAAGATACAAATTCTAGGACATCACCCCCGCCAGAACCAATCGATCGGCTACAAGGGAATTTTAAAATTTATGTAAGCCTGATGTATGAAAATTCCCATCAGTTAGCGTTCTTCATTTATAGAAATAACCCGACTATGTCTAAGCTGAATCTAGCCGTTGTTTACGGTGGTAAATCAACAGAACACGAAATATCGATTCTATCGACAAAGAGCATTTTAAAGTATCTGGACCAATCCAGATACAACATCTCTTTGGTGTACATAGACATTAATGGACACTGGTTCTTAAAAACCGACATAGCGGATGAAGCGAACCAACCAGTGACCATGGTACCCTCCCCTGAAGGAGCACAGTTGATAGATTTATCTTCTGGAAATAACTTGACTCGGGTTGATGTCGCTTTTCCTGTTCTTCATGGCTTATTTGGTGAGGACGGGACTATTCAAGGCTTCTTTAAAATGGTCAATGTCCCTTTTGTTGGCTGTGGTGTAATGGCATCTTCGGCGTGTATGGATAAGGACATGACCAAAAGGGTTTTAAGGGATTGCGGCATTGGAATAGCTCCATATATGATTGCTACTCCAGACCACAAACCTACTTTCCAAGACTTGGAAAAGCAATTGGGCATGCCCATTTTCATTAAACCCGCCAATCTCGGCTCTTCCGTTGGTGTATTCAAAGTATCGACTGAGGCCGAATACAAACTCAAAATTGAAGAAGCGTTAGGCTACGATCACAAAGTTTTAATAGAAACCACCATTGTCGGGAAAGAAGTAGAGTGCGCTGTTTTAGGAAATGATAAACCCAAAGCTTCTCTCCCCGGTGAAGTGGTTATGGAAACGGAGTTCTATGATTTCGAATCAAAATATGTGGATAAAGATGCATCCTCTACCCTGATTCCAGCCGACATCAGTCAAGTACAAATCGATTTAATCCGAGAGACGGCTGTAAAAGCATATTCAGCCATGGGTTGTGAAGGACTGGCGCGCGTAGACTTTTTTGTTACCGAAAAGGAAGAGGTTCTGATCAATGAAATCAATACCATTCCAGGTTTTACTAACATTAGTATGTATCCAAAGATGTGGGAAGCGACTGGTATTCCTTACTCAGAACTATTAGATATTCTAATTGAGTTGGGTATTGAGCGCTTCAAACAGGAACAAGAGCTTCGCATACATGCAAAAGCTGTGGAATAG
- a CDS encoding nuclear transport factor 2 family protein: MKRLLLPLIVMCFCVGLNAQDSKAAVKLVENQLTAYNNKDIDKFLINYSDSVKIYNHPNQLVMSGIDEMRKTYGPMFANSPDLYCTVKNRVVLGNTVIDLEHVIFSKDRPATEVFALFKIRNGKIQEVFFIEPDKE, from the coding sequence ATGAAAAGACTTCTTCTTCCTTTAATAGTCATGTGCTTTTGTGTTGGGTTAAACGCCCAAGATTCAAAGGCAGCTGTCAAACTTGTCGAAAATCAGTTGACGGCTTACAACAACAAGGACATCGATAAATTTCTGATCAACTATAGTGATTCAGTAAAAATATACAATCACCCAAACCAGTTGGTCATGTCAGGCATAGATGAAATGCGCAAGACTTACGGTCCAATGTTTGCCAATTCACCTGACCTTTACTGTACTGTAAAAAATCGCGTGGTTTTGGGTAATACGGTTATCGACCTAGAACATGTCATCTTTAGTAAAGACCGACCTGCAACAGAAGTTTTTGCCCTCTTTAAAATCAGGAATGGAAAGATTCAAGAGGTCTTTTTTATAGAACCAGACAAAGAATAA
- a CDS encoding anthranilate synthase component II, with protein sequence MKILVLDNYDSFTYNLVHYLKELGYGDRMEIFRNDQITLDEVAAYDKILLSPGPGIPEEAGVMLDLIRRYGPEKSILGVCLGHQGIAEIYGAKLFNMGEVLHGVSSKVHVSNPSERLFKDIPASYEICHYHSWNVDKNQLGSEIEVTAVDEQGEIMAISHKEYDVKGVQFHPESIMTEYGHKLLSNWLEDS encoded by the coding sequence ATGAAAATATTAGTACTCGATAATTACGATTCATTTACCTACAATTTGGTTCATTACTTGAAGGAGTTGGGTTATGGAGATCGAATGGAAATCTTCCGTAACGATCAGATTACGTTGGATGAAGTAGCGGCTTACGATAAGATTTTGCTGTCGCCAGGGCCAGGTATTCCTGAGGAAGCAGGAGTTATGTTAGACTTAATTCGTCGATACGGACCTGAAAAAAGTATTCTGGGGGTCTGTCTCGGGCATCAAGGTATCGCCGAAATATATGGTGCTAAGCTGTTCAATATGGGAGAGGTCTTGCATGGCGTTTCCAGTAAGGTTCATGTTTCAAATCCAAGTGAACGACTCTTTAAGGATATTCCAGCATCTTATGAAATATGCCATTATCATAGCTGGAACGTCGATAAAAACCAGTTGGGAAGTGAAATTGAAGTTACGGCAGTTGATGAACAAGGGGAGATTATGGCGATCAGTCATAAAGAATATGATGTAAAAGGGGTACAGTTTCACCCTGAGTCAATTATGACCGAGTATGGTCACAAACTATTAAGTAATTGGTTGGAGGATAGTTAG
- the trpD gene encoding anthranilate phosphoribosyltransferase yields the protein MKEVLNQLFEYKSLDKASAKEILKNLAQGAYNQSQVAAFLTVYLMRSITVEELEGFRDAMLELCVPVDIPEYDAIDLCGTGGDGKNTFNISTLSSFIVAGAGQNVAKHGNNGVSSVSGSSNLMAHFGYEFTNDVGKLKKSLDECGLCFLHAPLFHPAMKNVAPIRRDLGVKTFFNMLGPMVNPSFPKKQLVGVFSLELARLYGYLYQKTDKNFVILHALDGYDEISLTGGFKKITNGKEAIVSPQDLGFPEIQQEQIFGGESVAESAQIFETILKGEGTEAQNNVVIANAAMAIECGKGVSTNEALGMAQESLMGRKALKTFKKILELN from the coding sequence ATGAAAGAAGTATTAAATCAACTTTTTGAATATAAATCGCTGGATAAAGCCTCTGCAAAGGAGATTCTCAAGAATTTGGCACAAGGCGCATACAACCAAAGTCAAGTAGCAGCTTTTTTGACCGTTTATTTAATGAGAAGTATTACGGTAGAAGAACTTGAAGGCTTTCGAGATGCCATGCTTGAATTGTGTGTTCCAGTGGATATCCCCGAATACGATGCTATAGACCTTTGTGGTACGGGAGGAGATGGGAAAAACACTTTTAATATCTCAACACTTTCATCATTCATTGTGGCTGGCGCAGGGCAAAATGTAGCTAAGCATGGTAATAATGGTGTTTCTTCAGTTTCGGGTTCGTCCAATCTGATGGCACATTTTGGATATGAGTTCACCAATGACGTGGGTAAATTGAAAAAGAGCCTTGATGAATGTGGTCTCTGCTTTTTACATGCCCCTCTTTTCCATCCCGCAATGAAAAATGTCGCACCGATTCGTAGAGATTTAGGTGTGAAAACCTTTTTCAATATGTTAGGACCTATGGTGAATCCATCATTTCCCAAAAAGCAGTTAGTTGGGGTATTTAGTCTGGAATTAGCGAGGCTTTATGGCTATCTCTATCAGAAAACGGATAAAAATTTTGTTATTCTTCACGCACTGGATGGTTACGATGAAATATCACTAACTGGAGGCTTCAAGAAGATTACTAATGGCAAAGAGGCAATTGTGAGCCCTCAAGATTTGGGATTCCCTGAAATCCAACAAGAGCAAATATTTGGAGGAGAAAGTGTGGCGGAATCTGCTCAAATATTTGAAACAATATTGAAAGGTGAAGGAACCGAAGCACAGAATAACGTGGTTATCGCCAACGCTGCTATGGCTATAGAGTGTGGAAAGGGAGTTTCTACAAACGAAGCCTTAGGTATGGCGCAAGAATCCCTAATGGGTAGAAAGGCACTTAAAACATTTAAGAAAATATTAGAACTGAATTAA
- the trpB gene encoding tryptophan synthase subunit beta → MKVKVDERGYYGNFGGAYIPEMLYPNIEELRENYEQIMQAPDFQEQFQSLLKDFVGRPTPLYFAERLSEKYGAKIYLKREDLCHTGAHKVNNTIGQILMAQRLGKKKIIAETGAGQHGVATATVCALMGVECIVYMGAIDMERQKPNVERMRILGAEVRAAESGSKTLKDATNEAMRHWINNPKDTHYIIGSVVGPHPYPEMVARFQSVISEEIKKQLQTHEGRENPDYVIACVGGGSNAAGAFYHYYDEVDVNLVAVEAAGLGNHTGESAATTVLGKPGVLHGSKTLLMQTEDGQVVEPYSISAGLDYPGIGPVHAHLFETGRATFYSVTDEEAMKSGIALSRLEGIIPAIETAHAFAALNQMTFKKDDVVVINLSGRGDKDLETYIKWGKY, encoded by the coding sequence ATGAAAGTAAAAGTTGACGAGAGAGGGTATTACGGAAATTTTGGGGGAGCCTATATTCCCGAAATGCTATATCCGAATATCGAAGAGTTGAGAGAGAATTATGAGCAGATTATGCAGGCTCCTGATTTCCAAGAGCAGTTTCAGTCTTTGCTAAAGGATTTTGTAGGGAGGCCTACGCCACTTTACTTCGCGGAAAGACTTTCTGAGAAGTATGGTGCTAAAATCTACTTGAAAAGAGAAGATTTATGCCATACGGGTGCGCACAAAGTCAATAATACCATCGGCCAAATTCTAATGGCGCAACGATTAGGTAAAAAGAAGATCATTGCCGAAACAGGTGCTGGACAACACGGTGTAGCGACTGCTACAGTTTGTGCCTTAATGGGCGTAGAATGCATAGTTTACATGGGAGCGATCGATATGGAGCGTCAAAAACCAAATGTAGAACGCATGAGGATTTTGGGCGCAGAAGTTCGGGCCGCAGAAAGTGGTAGTAAAACGCTAAAAGATGCGACGAATGAGGCTATGCGTCATTGGATCAATAATCCTAAAGACACCCATTATATCATCGGGTCGGTCGTTGGTCCACATCCTTACCCAGAAATGGTGGCACGTTTTCAATCAGTGATCAGCGAGGAAATCAAGAAACAGTTGCAAACGCATGAAGGCAGAGAAAACCCAGACTATGTGATTGCCTGTGTTGGTGGAGGTAGCAATGCCGCAGGGGCATTTTATCACTATTACGACGAAGTCGATGTCAATTTAGTAGCCGTAGAAGCAGCCGGTTTAGGGAACCATACAGGGGAATCGGCCGCAACAACTGTACTTGGTAAACCAGGGGTGCTTCATGGGAGCAAGACCCTATTGATGCAAACAGAAGATGGACAGGTCGTCGAGCCTTATTCAATATCCGCAGGCCTAGATTACCCTGGCATTGGTCCAGTTCATGCCCATTTGTTCGAAACAGGACGCGCCACTTTCTACAGCGTGACTGACGAAGAAGCCATGAAATCAGGAATTGCATTAAGTCGATTAGAAGGGATAATTCCAGCCATTGAAACAGCCCATGCATTTGCAGCATTGAACCAGATGACCTTTAAAAAAGACGATGTCGTGGTGATCAATCTATCGGGTAGAGGCGATAAAGATTTAGAAACCTATATCAAGTGGGGGAAATATTAA